Proteins encoded within one genomic window of Humulus lupulus chromosome 1, drHumLupu1.1, whole genome shotgun sequence:
- the LOC133823511 gene encoding endo-1,3;1,4-beta-D-glucanase-like, with the protein MSVWIKDHSTDEGFEFAKVVIQDLKNRGYSAIGAAGFCWGAKAAIQLAKCDSIKAAALLHQSYVTVDDIKGSDHFQELSTRPKGIS; encoded by the exons ATGAGCGTTTGGATTAAAGATCATAGCACG GACGAGGGATTTGAATTTGCCAAAGTAGTGATTCAGGATTTGAAAAATAGAGGCTATTCTGCAATAGGTGCTGCAGGCTTTTGTTGGGGTG CCAAGGCTGCAATTCAACTCGCAAAGTGCGACTCTATTAAGGCTGCTGCCCTCTTACATCAATCTTACGTCACTGTGGATGACATCAAAG GTTCAGATCACTTCCAGGAGTTGTCAACCAGACCCAAAGGGATATCATAG
- the LOC133825283 gene encoding alpha-amylase 3, chloroplastic-like, with protein sequence MPSDLYNLNSAYGSEEELKHCIEEMHSQDLLALGDVVLNHQCAHKQSPNGVWNIFGGKLSWGPEAIVCDDPNFQGRGNPSSGDIFHAAPNIDHSQEFVIKDIKEWLNWLRNYIGYDGWRLDFVRGFSGSYVKEYIEASNPAFAIGEYWDSLGYEHGDLCYNQDAHRQRIVNWINATGGTSSAFDVTTKGILHSALHNQYWRLIDPQGKPTGVMGWWPSRAITFLENHDTGSTQYSIQFPSSN encoded by the exons ATGCCTTCGGATCTGTACAATTTAAACTCAGCATATGGTTCTGAGGAGGAACTTAAACACTGCATTGAAGAAATGCATTCTCAAGACCTTttg GCCTTGGGAGATGTTGTGCTGAATCATCAGTGTGCACATAAACAG AGCCCAAATGGTGTTTGGAACATTTTTGGTGGCAAGCTTTCTTGGGGTCCTGAGGCAATTGTTTGCGATGATCCAAATTTTCAGGGTCGTGGAAACCCTTCTAGTG GTGATATATTCCATGCTGCACCAAACATCGATCATTCCCAGGAGTTTGTAATAAAAGATATAAAAGAGTGGTTAAATTGGCTTCGAAATTACATTGGTTATGATGGGTGGCGCCTCGACTTTGTGAG GGGCTTCTCAGGTTCTTATGTAAAAGAATATATTGAAGCTTCAAATCCTGCATTTGCTATTGGAGAATATTGGGATAGTTTAGGTTATGAGCATGGCGACTTGTGTTACAATCAAG ATGCTCATAGGCAAAGGATAGTCAATTGGATCAATGCCACAGGGGGTACTTCATCAGCATTTGATGTCACAACAAAG GGAATCCTCCACTCTGCTCTGCATAATCAATACTGGAGATTGATAGATCCTCAAGGCAAACCAACTGGAGTTATGGGATGGTGGCCTTCGCGTGCTATCACATTTCTAGAGAACCATGATACAGGATCAACACAG TACTCTATTCAATTTCCAT CTTCTAATTGa